One genomic window of Entelurus aequoreus isolate RoL-2023_Sb linkage group LG07, RoL_Eaeq_v1.1, whole genome shotgun sequence includes the following:
- the LOC133653346 gene encoding tubulin alpha chain produces the protein MRECISIHVGQAGVQIGNACWELYCLEHGIQPDGQMPSDKTLGGGDDSFNTFFSETGAGKHVPRAVFVDLEPTVIDEVRTGTYRQLFHPEQLITGKEDAANNYARGHYTIGKEIIDLVLDRIRKLADQCTGLQGFLVFHSFGGGTGSGFTSLLMERLSVDYGKKSKLEFSIYPAPQVSTAVVEPYNSILTTHTTLEHSDCAFMVDNEAIYDICRRNLDIERPTYTNLNRLISQIVSSITASLRFDGALNVDLTEFQTNLVPYPRIHFPLATYAPVISAEKAYHEQLSVSEITNACFEPANQMVKCDPRHGKYMACCLLFRGDVVPKDVNAAIATIKTKRSIQFVDWCPTGFKVGINYQPPTVVPGGDLAKVQRAVCMLSNTTAIAEAWARLDHKFDLMYAKRAFVHWYVGEGMEEGEFSEAREDMAALEKDYEEVGVDSIEGEGEEEGEEY, from the exons ATG CGCGAGTGTATTTCCATCCACGTGGGCCAGGCCGGCGTTCAGATCGGCAACGCCTGCTGGGAGCTGTACTGCCTGGAACATGGCATCCAGCCGGACGGACAGATGCCCAGCGACAAGACCCTGGGAGGCGGGGACGACTCCTTCAACACATTCTTCAGCGAGACCGGGGCCGGCAAACACGTGCCCAGAGCCGTCTTCGTGGACCTGGAGCCCACTGTCATCG ATGAGGTGCGCACTGGGACCTACCGCCAGCTGTTCCACCCCGAGCAGCTGATCACCGGCAAGGAGGACGCCGCCAACAACTACGCCCGCGGACACTACACCATCGGCAAGGAGATCATCGACCTGGTGCTGGACAGGATCCGCAAACTG GCCGACCAGTGCACCGGCCTGCAGGGCTTCCTGGTGTTCCACAGCTTCGGCGGCGGCACCGGCTCCGGCTTCACCTCCCTGCTGATGGAGCGTCTGTCGGTGGACTACGGCAAGAAGTCCAAGCTGGAGTTCTCAATCTACCCGGCCCCCCAGGTGTCCACCGCCGTGGTGGAGCCCTACAACTCCATCCTGACCACCCACACCACCCTGGAGCACTCGGACTGCGCCTTCATGGTGGACAACGAGGCCATCTACGACATCTGCCGCAGGAACCTGGACATCGAGCGTCCCACATACACCAACCTGAACAGGCTAATCAGCCAGATCGTGTCGTCCATCACCGCCTCCCTTCGCTTTGACGGCGCCCTCAACGTGGATCTGACGGAGTTCCAGACCAACTTGGTGCCCTACCCTCGTATCCACTTCCCTCTGGCCACCTACGCCCCCGTCATCTCCGCAGAAAAGGCGTACCACGAGCAGCTGTCGGTGTCCGAGATCACCAACGCCTGCTTCGAGCCCGCCAACCAGATGGTCAAATGCGACCCCCGCCACGGCAAGTACATGGCCTGCTGCCTGCTGTTCCGTGGAGACGTGGTGCCCAAAGACGTCAACGCCGCCATCGCCACCATCAAAACCAAGCGCAGCATCCAGTTCGTGGACTGGTGTCCCACCGGCTTCAAAGTGGGCATCAACTACCAGCCGCCCACCGTAGTCCCCGGCGGAGACCTGGCCAAGGTCCAGAGGGCCGTGTGCATGCTGAGCAACACCACCGCCATCGCCGAGGCCTGGGCCCGACTGGACCACAAGTTTGACCTGATGTACGCCAAGCGCGCCTTCGTCCACTGGTACGTGGGCGAGGGCATGGAGGAGGGCGAGTTCTCCGAGGCCAGGGAAGACATGGCCGCCCTGGAGAAGGATTACGAGGAGGTGGGCGTCGACTCCATCGAGGGCGAAGGAGAGGAGGAAGGAGAAGAATATTAA